Genomic segment of Caproiciproducens sp. NJN-50:
TGGAGAAATTGAATGCCGCTTTGGATGTCGCGCTGCCGGGCCTTTCGGACGGATTCAAACGGGTTTCCGATTCTCTGAAGGATGCCGATTCCAATTTTCAGGACTTTGCCGGCGGACTTTCCGCAAATCTCGGACCTGAGCAGTCTCAGATGGTGCAGGGCTTCGCAGATAAAATACAATCAGCAGTCGATACGGCGACCGGGGCCGCCGGCCTCTTCGGCTCCGCGATGGACCAGATCGGCGGTGCGCGCGATACTCTGTCTAAAGTGAGTCAGGGCATCGGTGAATTCAAATCGGCGGGAAGCGGGCTGGAGGGGGTATCCGCGGCATTGCAGGGCATGTTTTCCCTCGGGCCCCAACAGTTGATTTTCACGGCAATCGCTGCGTTAATCACGCTGGCGGCCGTCATTATTAAAAACTGGGGGCCGATCAGCGCCTTTTTCCAGAGCCTGTGGAATACGCTTCAGGCGGGGGCCAGGGCGCTCGGAACCTGGTTTACAACCGTCTTTCAGAACTATTTTCTGGATGCCTGGAATAAAATCAGGACATCCATCAGCGGGATTCCGGCTTTCCTGGCAAACCTGTGGAACAGACTGATTGTGGGAATCACCAGTCTGTGGACCACGATTTCCGGCATTGTCAAAAAAGCGGTACAGCCGCTGATTCAGGCGATTCTAACGCCATTTAACGGGCTGCAGGCGAATTTTACCGCTCTTTGGAACGGGGTGCGGAAAATTTTCACAGACGCATTCACCGTCCTGAAGAACGTTCTGACGGTTCCGATCCTGGCGATCTGTAATCTGATCAGCGGCAATTTCGGAAAAATCGGTCCGGATCTTCAGAAGATCTGGACCGGCGTCCAGAACGGCATCCGGCAGGTCTGGAGCGGAATTCAGCAGTACTTCACGGGCCTGTTTAAGACGATCGGAAGCATTTTTACAGCCGCATGGAACGGATTGTTTACGACGGTAACCACTGTATTGAATAAAATCAAAACCGGCGTTACGACCGTTTGGAACGGAATCGTCGGGTGGCTCCGCTCGCTTCCGGCGACGCTGATGCAAATCGGCTCCAACATGTTTACCTTCATGAAAAACGGAGTGGAAGGCACGGTCGGGACGGTCGAAACCGCCGTCAGAACGGGGATCGGCAAAGCAATCGACTGGATCAAGAGTCTGCCGGGCGAGGCGCTTCAATGGGGCAGGGACCTCATCAATGGAATCGCCAACGGAATCAAGGACGCCGCAAAAGCGGTGGAGAACGCCGTCAAGGGCGTTGCGCAGAACATCCGTGATTTTCTGCATTTCAGCGTGCCGGAGGAAGGCCCGCTGGTCGACTTCGAGAACTGGATGCCGGACATGATGAAAGGGCTCGCTTCCGGAATCATGGAAAACAAATCGCTGGTTGCCTCAGCTCTGCAGGATCTGACAGGCTCCATGTCTCTGAGCCTGAAAGCGGTCCCGGCAGGGGGGAGTTCAAGCGCGGCGCGCTCGTCCGGTTTTCTTCCGGGCTCCGGCGGCGCCGGACCCGTCATTGACTATCACCCGATATTTCAAAGCCCCAAGGCACTCAGCTGCGGCGAGGTTGCCAGACGGGAGCGCCAGAACGCTCAAAGGCTGTCGCTATTATTTCGGAGGCGCTGAATGGAACTGATCTGTGACAATGAAAAAGGAGAAAAACTCAGACTCGGCAGTACAGGCCCCTTCTGGCTTGTTTCCGTAAGCGGCCTTGGCTCCGATTTCAACGTGTATACGTCTAAAAGCAGCGGCCAGGATGGGGAAAACTACAACGGCTCCGACGCTCAAAAGCGCAACATTGTGCTGACGCTGGAGCTGAGCCTGCAGGGCTACGAAGAGCAGATGGAAAAGCTCTATTGTTTTTTTCAGAAGGACCTGCCCGGCACACTGACTTATGACGGCGGCAAACCCAGGAAGATCCGCTACTATGTCGAAAAGGTGGAGCCGGAGCCGGAGACCTTTATGCCCACGGGCAGTTCCCCGTATGAAACGAGGAATGTCACGGTTTCCCTGATCTGCCCCGACCCTCGCTTTTACGCTCTTGACGACCAGCTCACGCAGCTTGCAGTCTGGCAGGGCAAGATGAAATTCCCGCTCCGTTTGCCGCTGCAGCTCAACGCTTCCGGCCAATCTGTCACGCTTACCCTGGACGACAGCGTGAAGGATTATGACAAGATCGGGATCACCGGTCACACAGTTCAGGACGGAAGCGGTGACCCGTCGCCGGATCATGTGAGGGCGATTCACGGCGCAACCACCCTGACCGTCTCGGACGGCGGAAGCAATTCGCGCATCATTCCCCTGCCCAAGGAGCTTTACAGCCTGCCGGACGGGACGGCGGACAGCTATGACATGGTGAGCGGAAGCGGAATGCAGAAGGTCGGTGCTGTTGTTCTGAATGGGAGTGAACCTTGGATAAAGGCAGATGTAAGTACCGGTACGATCGGAGTGTTTACGCTAAATGTATCTGATGCGATATTGTCTTCCAGCAAAGACAGCATACTCTGTGATCATTTTACTTCCGTTGATTTAGCTGGAACGAATACAAATCTTGTTATAAATGGAATATCACTGAACAATACGGCTCATCAAATCCGCATCGCCACCGACATGACGTCGGATTTAGCGGCGTTTCAATCCTGGCTCGCCGCAAACCCTGTCACCGCTCTTTATGCCATTGCCGTATCACAGCGGGTCAGCGGGAAGGAATCCGTACCGGTTTACCGCCCGACGGCCGTTTTGTCGCTTGATGCCGGGACGCTTTCCGTGCGTGCCATTGGCAGGTTCACCGTGACGGAGAAGGTCAACACCTTGATCGGCAACGTCCGCAACGACAGCGCCGTCCCGATGGGTCTGACGGTCACGCTTCGAGCTTCCGGAACCGTCGTCAACCCGTCTCTTTACGACATCGGCCGGCAGGAGCTCATGCAGGTCAACATTACGATGCACACGGGCGACGTCGTTATCATCACCACGGCAGACGGCGACAAGCGGGTTAAACTGATTTCCGGCGGCGTGACCACGAACATGAACAATAAAATGCTTTATCCCCCTAAATGGCTGCAGGCGCGCCGGGGAGACAATCTTTTCCGGTACAACGCGGACGAGGGGATCAACAATCTGAGCGTGTCCATCCTGAGCACACAGGCATACTGGGGGGCATGAGCATGGAGCTTTACATTTACAGTCCGGAAATCGAGCTGCAAGGCGTGGTCGACGGCTTTTCCTCCTTCCGCTGGCGACAGAGGTTCTTTGAACCGGGCGAATTCGAACTGCACTGTGCGGCCACGCCGAACAACCGCGCCTTGCTTGCCGGCGAGAATATCATTCATCGGCTGGATCGCTCGGAGGCCGGAATCATCGAGAGCGTCAAGATCGATGCGCCGGACGGCGGCACGGGCGACGAGATCGTCGCGGCGGGCCGGATGGGTTCCTCCATGCTGGACCGGCGGATCATCATGCCGGCGATCAACTATACGGGCGCGGCCGAAAGCGCCATGCGGAAGATCGTGTCCGACAACGCGATCAGCATACGGCCTCTGCCGCACCTGGCACTCGGGGCTGCTGCCGGCTTGACGCCGGCCTGCGCGTTTCAGGTGGAATGGAAAACCGTCCTCACGGTCTGTGAGGCGCTCGGCAAAGCCGCCCCGCTCGGTTTTCGGGTCCGGCTGGATGTCCCGAACAAACTGTGGGTGTTTGAGGCCTACGGCGGAACAGACCACAGCGTCACGCAGGCAGTCAACCCGATCGTGCTGTTTTCCGACGAATTCCAGAACATCAGCGGAGCGGCTTACACGCTGGATCATACCGGCTATTCCAATTATGCGATTGTCGGCGGAGAGGGCGGCGGTGCCGACCGGGTGATCGCCGAGGTCGACCGGACCGGCGGAGAGCCGCGCCGGGAGCTTTGGGTGGATGCGAATGACCTGAAAAGCTCCGCGGACACGGAGGATTGTTTCACGGGGGACGGATCTGCGGCGGCCTTTGCGCTCTCGCATACGCCGTCAAACGTCGGTTCCGTGACGGTCGGCGGCACGTCGGCATGGAACCGCATGGACAAAATATAAAAATTAGGAGGTCTTACAATGGCTTATCAATCATGGCGGGTTTGGGACGGCGCGTCTGCTTTAGCCGGGGTTCCACAGGCCACGCCGGAAGCTCTGACAAAGGCGTACAGCCTTGACAGCACGAAGCAGCTTATCATCTACAAGGACGCGGACGGGAATGAGGGCAATGTCAGGGTATACGCCTCGACGGTATCCACGGAAACCATTCAGGCGGATTTTGATGCGGAAGTGGCGCAACAGGAAGCCGCAGAAGAAACGGCAAATCAGCTGAAAATTGAAGATCGTGTGGCTGCTTTGGAAACGGCACAGATCGCGGCATTGGGGGTGTAAATCATGAGTGGATACGCTCTGTTTTTCGATGTGCAATACAAGCTTTATCAGTCCGACAACACGAAAGGTGTTTCGAAAGATCAGCTGAAAACAGCGGTAACGAAAAGCTATATTACTAACGACCAATACAAGACGATCACCGGCGAAGATTACAGCGCGGATCATTCAGACATGAAAACCACGGCAGGCGCATAACAGGGGACCGCTCCAAACGGGGCGGCCCTCTATTATGCGCCTGAGTCCGCGTGAATAAAGACCATAGGCATAGAAAAACGGCGGCTGATGTTTGGAATATTTCTTTTGAAATATCCGGACCTCAGCCGCCGTTCGGTTGCAATTTGTCGAATTAAAATAGTATACTTTACAAACAAGGAAAGAAATGGCACTGGCACGCCGCGGAAGTCCCGGCGCGAGGCGGAATTGCCGTGGATCAAAATCACTTTTGGGGGTTGGCGCATAAAAACGGTAATCCTGACCGGCCGCCTGGGGACGCGCATCAGCGAGGAATCCTATCTGAAGCCGAAGCCGATTCTCTGGCATATCATGAAGCTGTATTCTTTTTACGGCTTCAACGACTTTGTGATCTGCCTGGGGTACAGGGGGTACATCATCAAGGAGTATTTCGCGGATTATTACCTGCATATGTCGGATGTGACGTTCGATTTCGCAAACGGCGTGTTCGACGTGGCTGTGGACGTGCGCGAGGGCAGCCCCACGTTCGGACGGTATGCCGCCGCGGAGCTGACACCCGAAAACGGGAGGATGCTGCTGGTGCCTCAGGGCTTCGCGCACGGGTATATGACCCTGTGCGGCGACACGGACGTTCTCTATTTTGTCAGCGAGTTCTATGCGCCGGGCAGCGAAAGGGGCTATCGGTTCGACGATCCGGCGTTTTCCATCGCCTGGCCCGCGCGGGGAGGGCCTGGTGCTCTCCGCGAAGGACGCGTCGTGGCCGTACCTGCCGTAGATGCGGGTACGGTCTGAGGTGAATTGTCAAGTGAAGTGCAACAGATAAGAAGAAATGACTTCAGCAGGAGTTTTCCAATTCAAACATTTACGCGGGCGGTCGTTGAGACGCTCCATGACAAATGCCACGGCTTCTGGGGTAAGTTCTGTAAAACGGGTTCCTCTGGGGAAAAACTGACGAATCAATCCGTTCGTATTTTCCACAGTTGGCTTCTGCCACGGAGAGGCTGGGCGAGTGTAATAATACAACGCTTCAAAGCGGCTCTCAAATTCACGGTGGCAGTTGAATTCGATCCCTCGATCCGACGTTACCGTGCGGAGCGGAACCTTTCCGCCTTCAAAGAAGAACTCAAAGCCCCGCATGACTTCTTCCCGTCTGATGTTGCGCAGGACGGCCAGGCAGCAGTATCGACTTTTTCGGTCGGTCACATTCAGCAAATAAGCGCGTTTTGCTTGTCCGAACACGATCGTGTCAGCTTCCCAGTCTCCAAGTCTCTTTCTGCGTAGAGCTTCTTTGCTTCTCTCCCGGATTTCCCGCGCCCCGGCCTTGTACCCACGAGTTTCTCCATGCTGACGGCCATAGTGACGCAGTTTCATCGTAAGTTGTACGGAACGTGGCAGCAAGTCCGCGCGTAGCCACCGATATATGCTACTGTGCGAGATTTTCATGTCCCGGTCATCCGGATAGTCTAACCGGATTCTTCCGGCAATTTGTTCGGGCGACCATGACAATTCAAGCTTTTCGGATATGTAAGCTGTCAGACGTGGGTTTTGATACAGCCTCTTCCGGCGGCATTCCATTCGCCGTTCAAGGTACCGGGCGCGTGCCGGAACGCTAAGATATTTTTGTCCCGAACGGTTCCTCTTGATCTCCCGGCTGATTGTGCCCGGATCCCTTTGCAACCTGCGTGCAAGCTGCCTCATACTGATCCCGTTATTCCACAATTGGGCTATCAATGCGCGCTCTTTTGGTGTAAGATGGTGGTAGTTCATAAAAAGCCTCTCCTTCAGTGGTGTCTTTTCAACTCCTACTGTATCATGGATTTGGCTTTTTGTGGACTCTTTCTACCCTCCTGTTGCACTTGCTATTTTAATTCACCCTGAAATAAACCTACGGCAGAGCGCTGTTGGGATTGGCGCAGCCCGGCGACGGCTTATATCATGTACCGCGAGAGTTCGTCCCATGCCGGCGTATCTATTCCCGCTCTCCGCTTCAGGCTGCGGAAATCGTCGTAGAGACGCCGCATCTCCGATTTTGCAGCCATGGCATGGTCGCTTGCTGCCAGCCTTCCGACCGGCGTCGCGGCCATCAGCCTCAGCATCAGGCGGCATTTAAGACGATGATTGGTCACGAAATCCTCGTCCTCCTTCGGTTCAACGGGATATCCGCACGCTTCCACGACGCGGTAGCCCTCCTGCACCGCGTCGATCGTCCGGTCCAGGAAATACCGGTTTCCCGCGATTTTCCGAAGATCGCCGCCGGCAGCGTAGCAGGCGAAGCAGATCGGCAGGACAAAGGCGGCGTGGCATTTGAGCCAGGCGTCCATGTTCTCGCTGATCCGGAGCCGATAGGACGTCTTAGCAAAAGCCTGTTCCAGTGTCGGGCGCCATGAATCATCCCCGCCGAGCGAGCCGGCCGTCATGCTGCTTTCGAGCTTAGGGGCAGCGAAATGGATGCTGACCACCCTTCCGTTTTCGCGTCTGCCGCCTGTGCTCTGAAAAGCAAAGATCACCCGCTTGGGCATCCCGCTGCGTTCCTCGATGGTCCGCCGGGTCTCCTCCGCCGTCGCGTTGTTGCCGACGAGAACGAACAATCCACAGCTTTCATTTTCGCACAGCTGCGGCAGAATGCCGTCCAGTTGCTGACGCTGCATCACCACGAACACGATGTCGTAGTCGTCGCCTTTCCCAAGATGGTCCGTCAGCCCTACCTGATCGACGGTGGTATGAAACTGCAGATAGTGCCGGATCACCAGTCCGTTCTTTCCAAGTTCCTCCAGCCGGCTTCCCCTTGCCAGCAGGGTCACATCGTTGCCGCCGCGGTGCAGGACGTGGGCAAGGTAGCTCCCCAGCACGCCGGCTCCGTACACAAGAATTTTCATTTGCATCCTCTCCGCCTTTCACGTTGGAGTGTCCTTCCGTATGGAAATACGGTCATCCTGATCCTGTTTATCCGACGATTTCCTTTTGCATTATACCGCAAAACGGGTCATATATGCTTCAATGACGTCGCAGGCGTTTTCGCATCCGTCTTCCTGAGCAAGCCGCCGCGCAATCCGCGCCGCGTTTTGCCGCAGCCGCGCGTCTTCGAGAAGCTCCAGCGCCCGCGTGAACCGTTTGGCGGTCAGTCCCTTTCGCGCGAGGGGCCTCGGGCCCGCTCCGGCCCGGTATACGCGGTTGCCCCAGAACTGCTGGTCCCCCCCGAAATAGACAACCAGCGTGGGTTTGCCCGCCCGAAGGCCCGCGGCGGTAGTCCCGGCTCCGCCGTGATGCACCACCGCCTTCACACGCGGAAACAGCCAGCCGTGCGGCACGGCGTCCACGCCGTACACATTCGGCGGAAGCCCCGCCGCGTCAAATTTTCGCCAGCCCGAGGAAAGGACGGCCCGCTGCCCGGTGCTTTTCAGGCTTTCCAGCACGATATCCTGCAACTCCGCGAAGGACCCGCCGACCATGCTCCCGAAGCCGATGTAAATCGGCGGGTCCCCGTTTTCCAGGAAGCGGAGCAGCCCTTTTTCCACTGGCGCGGCCGCCCGTTCCTCTAAAAACCAGAAACCGGTGAGATGCAGATGCTCTCCCCATTCCTTCGGCCTGGGCGCAAGGACTTCGCTGTAGGCGCAAAGCGTCTCGACGGGCCTGCCGGACAGCGTGCGGTAGGAACGGCCCGCCCATTTGGAGAGCCCCAGCCCGGCCCGCCAGCCGTTCAGTTCCTGATTGGTAAAGATGGAAAAACCAACGCCTGATAAGTCATAGGTCAGTCTGTTATACCATCTTCCGAGCGGCAGCGCGGGCATACCGGGCATGGGATTGTCGCCCGTCCGGTCCGCGGGCCAGAAATTCACCCGCATGCAGGGAATTTTCAGGCTTTCGGCGGCGTGATAGGCAAGGCTCCCCAAAAAAGTGTAGAGGATGAGGTCTGCGCCTCTGCACGCGTCGTAGACATCGTCGAGAATTTCCCGCTTATTCCGATTCAGCAGCGCGGTGAGGCCATTCATGTAGGCTATGCCCGATACGCCGTCGCCGATCAGCAGCTTCATCATCCGATCTTCATCCCCGCGGATAGGGAAAAAAGAAAAGCCGAGTTTTTCCACGTCCTCCCGAAACCGCGGAAAAGCCGCGACCCCGAGATGGTGTCCCCGCCTGCAAAGCGCTTGCCCCAACGCAAGGAATGGCTGTATATCTCCCCGCGATCCGATGGTTATCATCGCAATGTCCATCTGTTCCCACCCTCCTGTCAAAAACGTCAGAGCGTGTGGCTGCCGCAATATAATCGCCAGCCCGGCCTCCCGGCACGTGTTCAAGATTTTCAAAAAACCGCCCGCCCGGACGCGGGCGCGGCACCCCTGTCTACGCCCCATGCGAAAACAGCCGCCGGACTGGCAGAACACCAATCCAGCGGTTGTTTTCATATCGTTTTATACCCGTTCTGTTTCGTGACCGGCCCGCTTACGGCTTTACGCGGGATCCGCAGCGCCCGTGTGGCGTTTAAAATCGCGATTACCGCAACTCCCACGTCGCCGAAAACGGCCGCCCACATGGTCGCGATCCCAAGCGCGCCGAGCACCAGGATCACGGCCTTGACCCCGAGCGCGAAAATGATGTTCTCCCAGACGATGCGGTGTGTTTTCCGCGCGATTTGAATCGCCTCAGGCAATTTTGAGGGTTCGTCGGTCATCAGGACGACGTCCGCCGCCTCAATGGCGGCGTCGGAACCCATTCCTCCCATGGCGATGCCGATGTCCGCCATGGCGAGGACGGGAGCGTCGTTGATGCCGTCGCCGACGAAAGCAAGCTTTTTGCCGGACGCTTTTCCCCGTTTGATTTCTTCGAGCTTTTCTACCTTCTGCTGGGGCAGAAGATCCGCATATGCCTCGTCCAGCCCGACCTCTTCAGCGACCTGTTCTCCGACCGATTTGCTGTCGCCCGTCAGCATAACCAGGCGCTTTACGCCGGCAGCCCGGAGCTGCTCCGCCGCGCGGCGGCTGTCTTCCTTGATTTCGTCCGCAATCAGGATATACCCGGCATAAACGCCGTCGATCGCAATGTGGGCCACTGTTCCGGGTTCGCGGGGCTCGCTGCACGAAATCCCCTCGGCATCCATCAGCTTTCTGTTTCCCGCCAGAACCGTTTTGCCGTCAATCGTTACGCGAATGCCCTGGCCGGGAATCTCCGCAGCTTCCGCGATTCTCTTCCGGTCGATTTCCCTGCCGTAAGCCTGCCGGATGGAAAGCGCGATGGGATGGTTGGAATCCGCTTCGGCGTGAGCCGCCACATCAAGCAGGGTCTCCCGGCTGACGGCGCCGGCGCTCTCTATCTTAGAGACCTGAAAAACGCCCTTCGTCAGAGTGCCGGTCTTATCGAATACAAACGTGTCGACGTTGTATAGAGCCTCGAGATAATTGCTGCCCTTGATCAGGATGCCGTTTTTGGAAGCGCCGCCGATCCCGCCGAAAAAGCTCAGAGGGATCGAAATCACCAGCGCGCAGGGGCAGGAGACTACGAGGAAAACCAGAGCGCGGCCGATCCAGCCGGTAAAAGGACCGTGCAGGACAAGGGGAGGAATGATCGCCAGCGCAAGAGCCGCAAAGACTACCGCGGGGGTGTAGACCCTTGCGAACTTCGTAATGAAGTTTTCCGTCACGGCTTTTTTGCTGCTCGCGTTCTGTACCAGGTCGAGGATCTTTGCAATCGTGGAATCGGAATATTCCCTGGACACCTCGATGGTCAGAGCCCCGCTTTGATTAATGGAGCCGGACAGCACCGTGCTGCCGGGTTCCACGTCCCTCGGCAGGGATTCCCCAGTGAGCGCGGAGGTATCCAATGAGGAACATCCGTCGGCGACCGTGCCGTCGATCGGCACCTTTTCTCCCGGCCTGACAAGTATGCGATCACCGACGCCCACTTCCTCCGGAGCTACCCTGCGTACCTGCCCGCCGTCGATCAGATTGGCGTAATCGGGACGGATATCCATCAGGGAGGCAATGGACTTTCTGGACCGGCTGACCGCGAGACGCTGGAACAATTCCCCGACCTGATAGAACAGCATGACGGCGACGCCCTCGGCGAATTCCCCGATCGCGAAAGCTCCGATCGTCGCCACGCTCATGAGAAAATTCTCGTCGAAAATCTGGCCCTTGGAAATATTCCTTACCGAGCGCAGCAACACCTCTCCGCCCACAAGAAGGTAGCTTGTAAGAAAAAGAGAAAAGTTCAGCCAAAACGGTTCTTTCACCAGAATGGCGATCCCGTAAAAGACTGCCCCCGCAACCAGCAGGGCGCGATAGACCCGTTCTTTTTTTCCGTCGGAAGCAATCTCGTCGGGCTTCGCTTCACTGTAGGCGATCTCCGCGTCGGGTTCCACGCGCCTTGCGATTTCCGCAGCCTGCCGGATGATGCCCGGCAGTTCTCTCCGATCATCCGCTTCAATGGTGAGCCGCCCCGTTACGAAATCCATGGAAGCGGCATGGACTCCGTCCATCCGCCTTACTCCGTCCTCAATTTTCTGCGCACAGTCCGCGCAGCACAGTCCGCTCAGAAAGATTACCTTTTGCCCGGGGACCCGCGGCGCTTTTTCACGGACGACAGTGTCCGAGTCATGTCTTTTGATGATCGAGCCCGCCTGTTCCAGCACGCCTTCCACGAATTCCTCCTGTGCGATCTCGATGGACAAAGTCTCGTTTACGAAATCGACCGACGCGGCGCTCACGCCCGGAAGTTTACCGATGTCGCGTTCAATTTTGGAGGCGCAATTGGCACAGCACAGCCCTTGCAGGATAAATTCTTTTTTGATTGCCGCATCCATTTCATCACGCTTCCTTTCAGATTCAGGCGACGCCATTTTTTATCACAACATCCGGATCGTTCGTCTCCACGATCTTTTTGATCTCCTCGAACAGGCTGTCGGCTGTGGCATCCGGTTTAAAATCAATTGAAAGAATTGTGGTCTCGGGATCGACGGCCGCCTTTTGCACTCCGCCAAGCTGATTGATGCCTTTTTCGATTTTTGCCGCGCATTTCTCGCAGCAAAGGCCTTCCAGAAGATACTGTTTTGACATAAACACACGCATCCTTTCCCGTTTCGATCTACTTTTCGGTTACGTGGGATAATCCTTCCCGGAAAATGTGCATGACATGGTCGTCGTCGAGCGAATAATAGACGACCTTGCCGTCGCGGCGGTATTTGACAAGCCTCGCCTGCTTCAAAACCCTGAGCTGATGCGAAATGGCGGACTTGGTCATACCCAGAAGCGCCGATATGTCGCATACGCACATTTCAGCCGACGACAGGGCGCACAACACTCTTACGCGGGTGGAATCCCCGAATATCTTAAACAGATCCGCCAGATCATAGAGGTTTTCCTCGTCCGGCATTTCCGCGCGTACCCGGTTTACCACGTCCTCATGGATGATGGTGCAGTCGCAGCGGTCATCTTCCGCCCTATACTCGCTCATGGTTACCCTCCTGATAAAGGATTGATGGAACAGTTGATTTACTGTTCAACTATATTATATGACGCATACCGAAAATGTCAACAAAAACAGGCATAAAAATTATAAAATTAGAATTGCGGAGGATCCTTAGGAGTTCCCGAACCGTAAAGGTAAGTGCCGGAGCAAATGCTGACCCTTGACCGCTCGGATTTTTAAAAGGGAGAGATCCATTGGATCACGGCATCTTCCGCTTTTTTCAGAAGGGGCCCCTGAGAGATCGAAAGCCATTTTTATCCGGAGGGAATGAAATGGCGCCGCCGATCGCAGCCCTGATTTTAAGCTGGGGACTGCCGGGCGTGATCGGCGGTCTCGGATTTGTAAAATTTGCGACGGGTATCATCACGGGATTATATCAGGCCATATTGCTTCATTTTTCTCCATAAGGTTGAACGGCTGATATGGAGTTCGGACGCGACCTTGTTTCTGTTTCCCCTGTTTTTCTCTAAAAGCTGGGAGATGATGCACGCTTCCGCATTCTGGTAATGGGTCGGCTGAACAGGAGGGCAGTGGTAAACAACAGTCGGGAATGTTTGTTTCAGCTGGCTTTTTACATAGTCTTCGCCGATAATTTTGTAGGTTGAATATAAAACAAGCCTTTCGCAGAAAGCTGAAAGCTGAGGAAGATTCCCCGGCCAGGGAAAATCCTGCAGCACTTTCTCCGCTCCATGAGAAAGCGTGTTGAGCCTGGAATACTGGGAGGCAAACTGATGGATATAGAGAGACGCATAAACAAGAATATCTTCTTTGCGCAGCCTTAAAGCGGGGATATGAAGGGCAAAGCTGCACAGCAGATAGTAAAGGTCAGGGCTGAAGCGGCCGGCCTCCGTTTCGACCTGCAAATCGTTTTGGGAAGTCATAATAATCCTCAGGTCGTATGTGAAACTCTTTTTTAATCCTTCGTGCAAAATATTTTTCGTCCTTATGAAATGATAGAGAAACTCCTGATTTTCCAGGGACATGCGTTCAATGTTCTGGAGAAGCAGGGTCCCTTTGTCGGCCTGGACGAAAGGGCTGGAAGAAATATCGTTATGGTTGGAGCCCTGCAGAAAACCGAGAAGCAATTGCCTTTGGCTTTCATCCTTGTAACAACTGCAATCAATGCTGACGAATGGCCCCTGCTTGCGTTCGCTTTCCAGGTGGATGCATTCCGCGAGGGCCTCTTTTTCTGTGCCGATTTCTCCATACAGAAGCAGTGGGGACTCGGACGCCGCCAAAAGGCGGCATCTGTGAATCAGTTCCTTCATGGCTTTCGAGACGGCGGGAAGGTCGGAAAAGGTGGTTTTAGCCACCAGCCTGCTCTGATGCATGTCTCTTGCAACCAAGGAGCCGGTATTGACGACGGTTTTAACTGCCTGTATGGAAAGGATAGCGCCTTTTACCATATAGTCCACAACAATCGGAATTAAATTGCAGATTTGATCGGAATCGTTTATTTTTAAGAATACAGAGTGGAGAGAACGTCCATCGGATAAGACCTGTTTTAGCAGTTCCGAATTGATATTGGGAATTACGTTGCATACAAATTCCTTTAAAATTTGGTTGCGGGGAAGGTGAATGGTATTTTCCGCGATTCGGTTTAAATTTGTAATATAGCCGTCTGCATCCATTTTGATAATTCCATTAACGGAGTAGTCCAATAAAGTGGACAACTCCGCCTGGTCCCTTTTTTTCATTTCCAAAGCGGAAGAAACCTGTTCAGCGACACGCAGCGCCTCCAAAATGGAATCTTTGGATCCGGAAATATTGATGCTTGGCATATTTACGGACTCAGCGTAATGGCATACCGCCTGTCCGCCGATGACAATATCAAATCGATTGGTTTTGACGTAGTCGACAAATCTTGGTACTTCCTGCGGGTCGGTAATATAGAA
This window contains:
- a CDS encoding phage tail protein is translated as MDDNTEEISLSYQLDTGELIKEALEAGKEAGEALKEAVSESLSDLKDRILEKLNAALDVALPGLSDGFKRVSDSLKDADSNFQDFAGGLSANLGPEQSQMVQGFADKIQSAVDTATGAAGLFGSAMDQIGGARDTLSKVSQGIGEFKSAGSGLEGVSAALQGMFSLGPQQLIFTAIAALITLAAVIIKNWGPISAFFQSLWNTLQAGARALGTWFTTVFQNYFLDAWNKIRTSISGIPAFLANLWNRLIVGITSLWTTISGIVKKAVQPLIQAILTPFNGLQANFTALWNGVRKIFTDAFTVLKNVLTVPILAICNLISGNFGKIGPDLQKIWTGVQNGIRQVWSGIQQYFTGLFKTIGSIFTAAWNGLFTTVTTVLNKIKTGVTTVWNGIVGWLRSLPATLMQIGSNMFTFMKNGVEGTVGTVETAVRTGIGKAIDWIKSLPGEALQWGRDLINGIANGIKDAAKAVENAVKGVAQNIRDFLHFSVPEEGPLVDFENWMPDMMKGLASGIMENKSLVASALQDLTGSMSLSLKAVPAGGSSSAARSSGFLPGSGGAGPVIDYHPIFQSPKALSCGEVARRERQNAQRLSLLFRRR
- a CDS encoding phage tail domain-containing protein, encoding MELICDNEKGEKLRLGSTGPFWLVSVSGLGSDFNVYTSKSSGQDGENYNGSDAQKRNIVLTLELSLQGYEEQMEKLYCFFQKDLPGTLTYDGGKPRKIRYYVEKVEPEPETFMPTGSSPYETRNVTVSLICPDPRFYALDDQLTQLAVWQGKMKFPLRLPLQLNASGQSVTLTLDDSVKDYDKIGITGHTVQDGSGDPSPDHVRAIHGATTLTVSDGGSNSRIIPLPKELYSLPDGTADSYDMVSGSGMQKVGAVVLNGSEPWIKADVSTGTIGVFTLNVSDAILSSSKDSILCDHFTSVDLAGTNTNLVINGISLNNTAHQIRIATDMTSDLAAFQSWLAANPVTALYAIAVSQRVSGKESVPVYRPTAVLSLDAGTLSVRAIGRFTVTEKVNTLIGNVRNDSAVPMGLTVTLRASGTVVNPSLYDIGRQELMQVNITMHTGDVVIITTADGDKRVKLISGGVTTNMNNKMLYPPKWLQARRGDNLFRYNADEGINNLSVSILSTQAYWGA
- a CDS encoding siphovirus ReqiPepy6 Gp37-like family protein; the protein is MELYIYSPEIELQGVVDGFSSFRWRQRFFEPGEFELHCAATPNNRALLAGENIIHRLDRSEAGIIESVKIDAPDGGTGDEIVAAGRMGSSMLDRRIIMPAINYTGAAESAMRKIVSDNAISIRPLPHLALGAAAGLTPACAFQVEWKTVLTVCEALGKAAPLGFRVRLDVPNKLWVFEAYGGTDHSVTQAVNPIVLFSDEFQNISGAAYTLDHTGYSNYAIVGGEGGGADRVIAEVDRTGGEPRRELWVDANDLKSSADTEDCFTGDGSAAAFALSHTPSNVGSVTVGGTSAWNRMDKI
- a CDS encoding XkdX family protein, which translates into the protein MSGYALFFDVQYKLYQSDNTKGVSKDQLKTAVTKSYITNDQYKTITGEDYSADHSDMKTTAGA
- a CDS encoding dTDP-4-dehydrorhamnose 3,5-epimerase family protein; amino-acid sequence: MKTVILTGRLGTRISEESYLKPKPILWHIMKLYSFYGFNDFVICLGYRGYIIKEYFADYYLHMSDVTFDFANGVFDVAVDVREGSPTFGRYAAAELTPENGRMLLVPQGFAHGYMTLCGDTDVLYFVSEFYAPGSERGYRFDDPAFSIAWPARGGPGALREGRVVAVPAVDAGTV